CTGGCATACAAGGGTGGCTTGGACTCCCGTCTCCCCCTCTTTTTTCAATAATATCTCTCAAGTATTCACCATTTATTTTGTCTGCTTCACTAAATTTGCCCCTAGAGAAGTTATAAGTTGGAAGTCCACCCAAAGCATTAGTAACATCAACCATAGCAGGGGTACCATAATCCCTATAAGTTGGTGTAGTGGGCGCTTCTTTTACGACTTTATTTAACTCTTTCACCCAGTTTTTATATTCTTCAGTTAATTTTTCTCTTTCACAACCTTCATCATTCACTATAATTGCCTTTAATCCTTTAGTACCCATTACAGCTCCAAGGCCACCACGACCATTCATCCGACTAGGATTATCGTCCATATCCAAATTAGCAATACATGCGGTTGAAAGCTCTTTTTCTCCAGCACTGCCAATAGTTATTAAAGCACTGCCCGGATATTTTTGTAATAGCTTTTCACTAAGTTCATAATTGTTCATTCCTCTACATTCTTCAGCATCCTCCAGCCTTGCTCCATCTTTATCAATTACTAGGTTATATAGTCCTTTTTCTGGCTTTTCTTCCACTATTATGCCCCTGTAACCAAGTCTTGCGATTTTGTGTCCGGTTGTTCCTCCTGCATTAGACTCTTTAATCCCACCCGTAAGAGGGCTCTTAGCTCCAATTGATAGCCTACCCGAGCAAGTAAGATTTGTACCTGCAAAAGGACCTACCGCAAATATTATCTTATTCTCTCCACTTAAAGGGTCGCAGTTAGGATTTACTTCCTGACTAACTACATGGGAAGTTAAAGCTCGTCCTCCAATACGTTGAAGTTCATTATTTAATTGTTCGTCTGTAATTTTTCCTTCTTTCATGTTAACCCGCAAAAGCATGTTTCCACCCCCAAATCATAACAAGATCAATTAATTGTAAATTGTAATAAACAAAATAAGAGTAAAAGTTCCGTGTAATTATGCATATGACACGGAACTTTTAATTTATTTATTACTTATTTATTACTTCTCTTCATTTTCTTCATCTTCTTCATCAATTCCTTCTGCAAGTGCAGCATCTTCTTTTTCGAATTTGCCTCCATATTCTATGATGAAGTAAAGAATAACTCCTGAGATCAATCCCTGTGCAGGACCAACTATAGCTATTATACCTGCCATTACTATCGCTACAGATCT
The Natranaerofaba carboxydovora genome window above contains:
- a CDS encoding aldehyde ferredoxin oxidoreductase C-terminal domain-containing protein, translated to MLLRVNMKEGKITDEQLNNELQRIGGRALTSHVVSQEVNPNCDPLSGENKIIFAVGPFAGTNLTCSGRLSIGAKSPLTGGIKESNAGGTTGHKIARLGYRGIIVEEKPEKGLYNLVIDKDGARLEDAEECRGMNNYELSEKLLQKYPGSALITIGSAGEKELSTACIANLDMDDNPSRMNGRGGLGAVMGTKGLKAIIVNDEGCEREKLTEEYKNWVKELNKVVKEAPTTPTYRDYGTPAMVDVTNALGGLPTYNFSRGKFSEADKINGEYLRDIIEKRGGDGSPSHPCMPGCIIRCSNIYPDEKGETIVAPLEYETIGLLGSNLGIGDLDKIAHLNYICNDVGVDTIEVGAAIGVMMDEDVCEFGDYEKAKELLQEIDKGSLIGRIIGSGALTTGQVFGSKRIPTVKGQSFAAYDPRSIKGLGVTYATSPMGADHTAGNTVRANVDHKDPEPQIDLSKKSQLLSTAIDALGICLFTVGGLGANQKSLVEALNARLGGEKSEEYLRELGEKILLLEKEFNNKAGYSEGADRLPHYMYEEVNPDSNVSFDVDSKKLDEFFDK